The genome window gagagggctggagacTGCCCCACGGTTTGAGggaagccagggctggaggctgggTCACTGCGGGAGGGTGTGACCTGCATGGGGATAGCCTGGCTGTTGGTgtcagggctgggagccacagcagCAGAGCACTGGAGGCACCCAGCGCTGCAGGACAGGCATTGGTCTGGCTTGACCCCCCAAATGTCACTGGGGGATCGGGACAGGCCATTCCATTCTcgaggctgggggggagagaggtctGCACGGGGCCCATGGATTTTGCGGGCAATAGGATGAGATGGAGGCATGCACTCTTTTCCTCATCCCCAGGGGGCTCACACACCCCACTGCTGTGCAGCAGGCCCTTACTCACCTTCAGCCCTGACACCCCGGTGATGAGTGCCTCGTCGGCTGACTTGACAATGTTCCGGAAGAAGCCACCCAGCAGCTCCTTGCGGTTCTTTCCACGCACACTGAGCTGCAACGAGTGGGAGTGCCAGTTGGGGGCGCAGACGGGAGAGGGGCCCCCAGgaccccctgcaccccacatccctcccagccTACCACCAGAGTCAGAGACAAAATGAGCACTTGGGGAGAGGTCTATGCAGGCCGGggttggaggggagagggggacaaggaagaggagagaaagagGTGTCCCTCTTACATCTCTAGCTCCTTCCAGGCCTTGTTCTCCTCGTGTTGTGTGGGGACTATCTCCCACATGGCCCCTCTTGCTGATGGGAGGGGTGGAGATGGGAATGGTCTCAAATTGGATACCAGAGGCCTGTGCCAGGAAGGCAAAcatctcggggggaggggggagggaggtgcagctCAGCAATGGAGAAGGCTGGTAGTGGGGGGGGGTAACTCAGTGGGGAGATCAGCATGgaagaggagaggtggggggattGGGGCAGACTTAGTGGAgtccaggtggggggggggggggcgcagaatCAAAAAGGCCCTCAGGTGGGTGGGGGACTAGGGGGTTCAGCAGGGGAGAGGTGTTCAGAGGAGGGGCGCTAGGGGTCTCACATCTTGATTGTATTCCAGGAAGACATGGAAGTTGTGGTCCCGGCGTAGGATGGGATGGGCTGCCAGGCGCTGTAGAAACACCTCATGCATTGCCACCGTTTTCTTAAAGATGGCCAGGTACTCGCTGTGGGAGACAGCTTGGTGAGCATCAGCAGGGACAGTGCCCCCCACTGTCCTCCATACTGTCCCCAGTGAGCCCCCTGGATCACCCCCACTACCTTCCCTGTACTGCCCCCTGCAGTGCCCCTACTGACCCCTGTGTCACCTCTCACTGAACTGCAGCCATGGCACAGAGCCCCTTACTGACCCCCACCGCACAGCGCCTCCTAGTGCCATCCTGGGGCATTGAGCTCAGCCTCCACCCTCCCCTGGTGTCACTCacccctccagctcctgctttATCTTGGCAAACTCCTCCCGCGTCAGGGTGCTGTTCCCCTCCCCGAGGCGCTGCAGCTTCTCCCGGGATGCCTCGAAGTCAGGCCTGGGAGGTGCCGGGGggatctgggcgggaggtggTGGGGAAAGAACCAGGAGAAATATTAGCTCTGAATCCCTCCTCCAGCCTCCCGAACCTCTGTGACCCCAAGCGCCCATGGTCTCCTGATACTAGCAGTGAGGAAGgctaggggaagggggaggactaGGGCAGTCTGGAGGCATGGGGTGGAGCTGATGGGGACTCATAGTTGGGGtatgggggagagcagagctgagggaagcTCACATTTTTGGGGAGGGGATTGAAGCTGTGGGGGGCAATGCTTGGGACAGGAGGCTGGGAGGTGGAGCTGGAGAGGCTGAAAAAGGGTTCATAGCCAGTtgcaatgtgtgtggaggggcagggctcagggaagGCAAAaggctcacacacacctcctggACAATTTCCAGGCCATAGTTCTGTTCTCCATATTGGTTCCCACAGACTGGGATCAAGTCACCCCTAAATCCTCTCTTGGTTAAACTGGTCAGATTGAGCCTTGGAGTCTCTCCATTTCCCagttctttgatccttctcagggctcttctctgagcccACATTAGCAACATCCTTCTTAAGCTGTGGACCCCAGAACCTGACATAATGTTCCCCCTTATGACACCCCTCCCCATGTCCCCCCCAGACACCTTCCACATCATGATGATCTCCATATCTCATCTGCCCCTTCTGGAGTCACGTTTTACAATGTCCCCCCAggctcccctccactcccacaatACTCCCACTTACAATGATGCCAGCGTATTCATCATTTTCAGAGAAGGTGTCGTGCAGCCACACAAAGTCCTCATGCTGCCGGACCACGGATAGTGCTGGGCGGGTGAAGTGGGGCAGTGAGCTCTGCAACAAGGATGGGGCAAGAATGATACACCCCAAATCTGGGACCCCCCTAGTATTCACTTCAATATAAAGACCTGCCAGAGACCTCCTCAAACCAAGGACCCCCCCCAAGACTACCTCAAATGGGGATGCCCAAGCCAAGAATCCACAAACCTCATTACATTCTCCAGTGACCCCCAAACATCAGAGCCCCATGGTGGGAGACCCCCCCATAAGGTCCCCTACCACCCTGTCTCTCCAATCCCCTCACCCCATATTCCCCCCTCACCTTGGTCTGGACAGTGAATTTCACCTTGTCCCGCTCGCTGACTGCGTCTGAGATCTCAacctgcaaggaggggtctgcggGGAGCTCCCCTGAAAATGAGCAAGGCTGAGGAAGAGAAGAGGGTTAGATGTACGGGCACCCAATCCCGCagagggggaggatgcagggcGATACCCGACCCCGAGCACCAGGGTGGGGGGTAGCAGGGTGCAGGCTCCTGCCCCTCTCGGGTGGGGAATGCAGGTTTCAGCTGAGGGCACGGGCTCACCTTGCTCTCCTCCCCCGGCGGCATCTCCAGCGGCTCCTCCATGCGCCTCCGGGAAAAGAGCAGCCCAGGATGCCCTGTAGGCGGACCCGGGCTCAGGCCTCATCAGCTGACTAGGAATAGGGAGGGGGAGCCGGCGGAGAGTGTCGCCTCTTTAAATCGGTTGTGACAGCTGCTCCACGCCCCTTCTTCTTATTGGGCACCAGGCACGGAGTCCTCGCTCCCATTCGCTAGGATTCCCACCCATCGGCCACCAAGCGGCGGGGACGGGGGCGTCTGCCATAGAGTCTTAAGGGGGCGTAGGGGAGATGAGTGTGCGTGTGCCCCCTCCCTGGCGGGCTGGTCCCGGCTgcatggatgtgtgtgtgtgtgtgtgacccccTGGCAGCTGAGGAGATGGGGGCGCGGGGGACTCTGGGATGCTGCAAGCGTATCAGCTGGATGTGGTACCCTTTGCTAttttgggagctgggggagcagggggctctgggaggcTGCAGGCATGGCAGTGGGAGGCTAAGCAGATGGAGACAACACCCACCCCTTGTTCTGGCTCAGGCAGCTGATGGAGCGATGCCAGCACTGCTTGCCCCATTGCTCCAGACCTACATCCGCAATGAATCCTAGTGCCTCTCAGTCCCTTATGGATGCCACCCAAGGTTCTACAGTCGTGATGAGTTCACTGCTCCTAACAGAGCTCTCACCTTCACAGGCCAAAGAACAAGGCCTCTCTGCCTGTCCTTTGGCCTTATGGAGGCAACAATCATACAGTTGCTTTACAGGGAAGGACACCCAGGCAGACCTGGGCACAAACCCTCCTGGATCCAGGTCTCAGTCACTTTGCCTTTCAGAGGGAATGGCCCGCAATATGTGCTTGTGTAAGCCCTGCTAACACTGCATGAAGCATTCCCACAGATGCTGCTCCCTCTGCACCCTGTTCATTGCTCTGTATGTCACCATTTTAAATCAGGGTGTTCCCAGGTTTGCTCCGTACCTGGGACCCTGCAAGAGGGCACATCCTAACGCCATGTCCTCATGGTGACATCAGTGTAGCGTGGTTTGCTCACTTGCAATGCAGCAAGGTAAGCATAGTGAACTGAAGTGCATCCACACCCCTTTGCTGCAGTCCTTTGCTTTGTAGCCATACAGCACTGCATCAGTTCAAATTCACCATGCAGCCTCCTATGCAGAGACCCAGCAATGTAGCATTCCACCCCTTAGCTCTTGGCCCCCTCTCCATTTTAGCAACATCCTTCTGGAACTGTGGATaccagagctggctgcaggacTCCAGCAATGGCTGCACCAGTGCCAAGTAGAGAGGTAAGAGAACCTCACTTCTCCTACTTGAGATTTACAGCTATGCATCCACGCATTCTGAGATGTCTACCAGAAACACCAGgaattttgggaggggggggtgtcaAAAACTTCCAGGGTTCCTGTGCTGACATCTGTTCATTTTGCAGCTTTTCTGACCTAGTGTCAGCCAACACAGATGCCCCATTCCTGAGCACGAGGAACTAGTCACTAGTATAAAGAAACATAagggggtgaggtaatacctCTTGTGGGGAAGTCCCCTTGTGTCCCTAATATCCTGGGATTAGCTTGATAACTATGACAATGGGAACACTAGTCTATTCAGTATGAGCTTTTGCTTCTCACAGCTCAGCCCTCTACAGGGCCCAACAATCTGTGGTTGGTTCTCCTGAAAAGGCCTCCAGCCTGGTAAGGCCTCCCTAGAGTCTGGGAGAAaacctagggctatgtctacactcgcagcttcttgtgccagaaatatgcaaatgaggctaagtgtggaaaaTTGctaagcttcatttgcatacctaatgagccaccatttttgcaggagaggctcttgcgccagaaggagctgcctacactgctccttcttgcgcaagaaaacccctcttgcgcaatgccgttacgtcagttattttcaggaagaatggcattgcgcaagagggttttcttgcgcaagaaggggcagtgtagacagctccttctggcacaagagcctcttctgaaaaatggtggctcattaggtatgcaaataaggctcagtGATATgtcacgcttagcctcatttgcatatttctggcaccagaagccgcaagtgtagacatagcctaggagtcctCCTAATGCTCTGGATTCTAGCACCAGCTTCTACACAGTTGTAGGCCATGATAAGGGGAACTCTGTCCCCTCTCTAGTGGCTGATCCTCTCAGACTCCGTCTAGATTGCACTGttcaatcggaaaaaggtatcttttgtgtgtctttttctgatttactttcaaaaaaggctcttttgaaatttggcacatctatacagcaccaaactgaaaaagtgctcttttgacacatcccttattcctcatagaacaaggtttacagggatagtgAAAGAGTGTGTCcgcttttttgaatttttttccgaaaaagcggacgcgttccttggacgtggcactGCTAAAAAGCACTACAGTCTAGACATCGCCTCAGAGAACCAGCATTTGCTTGTGGAGAGAGCTGACTTTTTCCAAAGTGCTTAGAAGAGGGAGCGAGACCTCCCAGGGTGCAGATACCTCCCTGTCCCACcttggagagaggagggggcaccAGCCCAGTTGGGGCTCAGAGAGGCAGGTGCTGGAGAGCAGGATGCACTTGTACCAGGGGGCCGGGAGgagactggagctgcagtggagtGTGGGCACTGTTAGGAAGAGGGTTATAAGCTAGTCCCTTGGTGACTCCAGGAGAGTGGAGGAGTCATCAAAGATTAGGGTGGGGCTTGGGGCATAAGAACCAGGTATCCCTAAAACACCCACCTCTAGGGAGATATGGAGGGGACTCAGAGCACAGGGATGTGTGTACTCTTGTGCAGGAGCAGTCTGCAGGGGAATGGAGACAAATTACCAGCTTAGGCCAATGAGGGTTGGAGAGAGGTGGACTCTCACCTggccagggagaggaagaggttgAGGGATGTAGCTCAGCCAATGGGGCAAGTGTTTGGGACCAGACCCTGCAGCTGTCAAGGACCCCACAGCTCTTCACAAACACCCTGACAAAGTTCTTCCCTGGGAGGGGCCATGGCCCTTTCCTCCCTGCAGAGATAGCAGGGGAAGGAACttgctaaagcaggggtggggaacctcaggcccagggaccCGACGTggctcccaaggctcagggctcccccacagcacaggggagcctgtgctggcacttcagcctcctccccctgcggggctggagcacacagaatctactaacctgggccccactaggctctggtgtgcaaggggaatgtggggagtgtcattctccttctcagtcaggggccacatccgtgaggggttttttgttgttattttttgcttctcacttttataaggccccaactgatttttctggaggccagtggcccctgacccaaaaaaggttccccatccctgtgctaAAGTCTACACGCACAGAATCAGTGGCAAGttagggatagaacccaggagtcctggccagcTCTGTTGCCTTCTCCAATAAGAACCACACCATTGTAAATTTCATTCCAAACACAAAAAGATTCTAATGAAATCAGAACTTTATTGAGTCGATACAAAAATCAAATGTGTTAAAAGTCGCAACATCCCAGCTCTCAAGGTGGCTGCAAGCCACCCAGTGTTCACCCCTCATGCTCCCCACCCCGATAGCTTAAAgcacccctgccctgaagggaTGCCAAGGCCCACCCTTTCATGGAAACAGCCTATGACAGATGGGTGTGAAAAGGGCCTGTGGAAATTTCTGTCCCTTAGGGCTACACTTCACAGGAGTGGGGTGGTGGAGCCCTGGGGTTTAGTAACAATGAAATAATGGAGACTGTGTCCACTAAATATcctgggagggaaagagagacgggaaagggacccaggagtcctagtTCCTAGCACTTCCCATTCCCTTCCCAGGacccctggctcccagtcccacttGGAGGATGGAGTGCAAATGGCATGAAAGAATGAGAACATACAGAGCCCAGGAAAGCTGTGTGTGTGGCATTCTGATGGGCGAAACCACAGGACTATCTTCCAGTGGCAGATGCAGTTAAGTGCAGATTAGACATGTCCAGAGACACTAAatcctttcgggggggggggggaatccctctCCAGCCCTAGTTACATCCCCTACTTCAGATTCATCCCCAGTCAATCATCAGAGCTGAGTCAATTTCACATGcagtgatgg of Pelodiscus sinensis isolate JC-2024 chromosome 11, ASM4963464v1, whole genome shotgun sequence contains these proteins:
- the SNX32 gene encoding sorting nexin-32 isoform X1 → MEEPLEMPPGEESKPCSFSGELPADPSLQVEISDAVSERDKVKFTVQTKSSLPHFTRPALSVVRQHEDFVWLHDTFSENDEYAGIIIPPAPPRPDFEASREKLQRLGEGNSTLTREEFAKIKQELEGEYLAIFKKTVAMHEVFLQRLAAHPILRRDHNFHVFLEYNQDLSVRGKNRKELLGGFFRNIVKSADEALITGVSGLKEVDEFFEHERTFLLEYHTRVRDTCLKADRVMRSHKSLAEDYIPIAVALGSLGTQEVQQLQMSFLKLAELFERLRKLEGRVASDEDLKLSDLLKYYMRDSQAAKDLLYRRLRALADYENANKALDKARMKNKEVKSAETHQQLCCQRFERLSTSAKQELTDFKSRRISAFRKNLVELAELELKHAKASSLLLRNTLIVLKGDV
- the SNX32 gene encoding sorting nexin-32 isoform X2, which translates into the protein MEEPLEMPPGEESKPCSFSGELPADPSLQVEISDAVSERDKVKFTVQTKSSLPHFTRPALSVVRQHEDFVWLHDTFSENDEYAGIIIPPAPPRPDFEASREKLQRLGEGNSTLTREEFAKIKQELEGEYLAIFKKTVAMHEVFLQRLAAHPILRRDHNFHVFLEYNQDLSVRGKNRKELLGGFFRNIVKSADEALITGVSGLKEVDEFFEHERTFLLEYHTRVRDTCLKADRVMRSHKSLAEDYIPIAVALGSLGTQEVQQLQMSFLKLAELFERLRKLEGRVASDEDLKLSDLLKYYMRDSQAAKDLLYRRLRALADYENANKALDKARMKNKEVKSAETHQQLCCQRFERLSTSAKQGQQPAAPEHPDCAER